The Candidatus Poribacteria bacterium genome has a window encoding:
- a CDS encoding PfkB family carbohydrate kinase: MPRALCIGELLIDFVSTTPDVTLAEAPGFVKAPGGAPANVAVGLAKLGIDAGFIGKVGADAFGDFLRETLEQNSVDTSYLISGETSRTTLAFVATRSDGMKDITFYRHPGADIQLSPDEIDTSYVQSAELFHYGSVSLSHSPSREATLQTIQAAKVSGAMLSYDPNLRLPLWDNADDAKRWIWEVMPYADVVKISEEEWEFVTGDAELASGIERILGLGVKLLVVTLGERGCYYTNGTAEGYVDGFAVNVVDTLGAGDAFVAAMLMQLMKHEDIQALDASRLDFVMCYANAAGALATQKVGVIPALPTPSEIERFL, from the coding sequence ATGCCAAGAGCCTTATGTATCGGTGAACTCCTCATCGACTTTGTGTCTACAACACCCGATGTAACCCTCGCGGAAGCACCAGGATTTGTTAAAGCCCCCGGCGGCGCACCCGCCAATGTTGCTGTCGGTTTAGCCAAACTCGGTATAGATGCCGGATTTATTGGGAAGGTCGGTGCGGACGCATTCGGCGATTTCCTGCGCGAAACGTTGGAACAGAACAGTGTAGACACCTCTTATCTCATCTCAGGAGAGACATCTCGAACGACACTGGCTTTCGTCGCCACACGCTCCGATGGTATGAAGGACATCACCTTCTACCGACATCCAGGTGCCGACATCCAACTCTCTCCAGACGAAATCGATACGAGTTATGTCCAATCAGCGGAACTTTTTCACTACGGTTCCGTTAGCCTCAGCCATTCACCGAGTCGTGAAGCAACACTCCAGACAATTCAGGCTGCAAAGGTGAGCGGCGCGATGCTCTCCTACGATCCGAATTTGCGCTTACCGCTTTGGGACAATGCCGATGATGCCAAACGTTGGATATGGGAAGTTATGCCCTACGCAGATGTCGTCAAAATATCAGAAGAAGAATGGGAATTCGTTACCGGAGATGCTGAACTCGCGAGCGGGATTGAACGCATCCTTGGACTCGGCGTAAAACTGCTCGTTGTTACGTTAGGGGAACGTGGGTGCTACTACACAAACGGGACTGCTGAGGGTTATGTTGACGGTTTCGCTGTCAATGTTGTTGATACGCTTGGGGCAGGCGATGCATTCGTCGCTGCTATGCTCATGCAATTGATGAAACACGAAGACATTCAGGCACTCGACGCGTCTCGTCTTGATTTCGTGATGTGTTACGCCAACGCTGCAGGCGCATTGGCAACACAGAAAGTAGGCGTAATTCCGGCATTGCCAACGCCATCTGAGATTGAGCGATTCCTATAG